Proteins from a single region of Pecten maximus unplaced genomic scaffold, xPecMax1.1, whole genome shotgun sequence:
- the LOC117320554 gene encoding uncharacterized protein LOC117320554, whose translation MLDIGGEVSVLITTNSYVFTETGRKKSIEKTRLRSLKKKPKEKCEVKKGITCCGISLSNDMDFLDHFHSSHMEKVQATPGTLARQSPASQSTTLPTTTQPTTTQPTRTPGTPTPPRPTLSTLGPPTSQDPSYIKPDPVIPSTLLCCGDVEQNPGPDYKCLHQMCAASSAHFKSLQELARHITTVHVFDIVCLWDGCVFGLSQADAREMETHMLKHVYM comes from the exons ATGCTAGATATAGGAGGGGAAGTGTCTGTCCTGATTACGACAAACTCCTATGTATTTACTGAGACAGGGAGGAAGAAG TCTATTGAAAAGACACGTCTGAGATCGTTGAAGAAGAAGCCAAAGGAAAAATGTGAGGTCAAAAAG GGTATAACATGCTGTGGGATTTCCTTATCGAATGATATGGACTTTTTAGACCATTTTCACAGCAGTCACATGGAAAAAG TACAAGCAACACCAGGAACACTAGCAAGACAATCTCCAGCATCCCAATCAACAACGCTACCAACAACGACCCAACCAACAACAACCCAACCAACTCGAACTCCAGGTACACCAACACCACCAAGACCAACGCTGTCAACACTTGGACCACCAACATCTCAGGATCCATCTTACATAAAGCCCGACCCTGTCATCCCATCAACCTTATTGTGCTGTGGTGATGTGGAGCAGAACCCAGGTCCTGACTATAAG TGTCTCCATCAGATGTGTGCTGCTTCATCTGCTCACTTTAAGTCTCTACAGGAGCTGGCTCGACACATTACCACCGTACATGTGTTTGATATTGTCTGTTTATGGGATGGTTGTGTGTTTGGGCTGTCACAAGCTGATGCAAGGGAGATGGAAACACACATGcttaaacatgtatacatg